The genomic segment GGTGTGATTTCAGGAGCCGAGGAATTGGAAACGGCTCCGGCCGTGACCGTATGGGCGGCGGTGCTTCCAGGCGTTGGGCTGGACGCCTTTCAGTCAGCATTTTCACCCACGCAGGACCAGTTCCAACTCTCCGGATGGCCTCCGCCAGGGGCGGGGGATACGCCCATTCTGTTATTCGCCGATCCCTTCACGACTCCCGTTCAAGAAGTCCTTGGCCTCATCGATGAGCGATACCCTGGAGCCAAAGTCATTGGAGGACTCGCTGGGGGTGGACACGAGGCCGGCATGAATCGACTGATTCTCCATGAGCAGGTTCTCGATGGTGGGTTGGTCGGTGTCCGCCTGTCTGGACCGATTGACGTTCGCCCCATCATCTCCCAGGGATGTCGTCTAGTCGGCGAACGGTTTGTGGTCACGAAGTCGGATGGCAATCTCATCCATGAGCTTGGGGGGACACCAGCACTCGAACGCTTACAAACCGTGTTCGAAACGTTGAAGGAGGAAGACCGGGGCCGGGCCCATCGAGCCCTCCATCTCGGCATCGTGATCGATGAGCATCGGAACCGATTCGAGCGCGGCGATTTTCTCATTCGAAACCTCTTGGGGGCCGACCAAACGAGTGGGGCGATTGCGGTTGGAGAGGTGGTGCAAGAAGGACAAACGGTGCAGTTTCATCTGCGCGACGCGGAATCAGCCACGGAAGACTTGAACGTCCTGTTGGCGACCGATCGAGCCGGTCATCGGCATCCTGCTCTTGGCGCGCTCATGTTCAGCTGTTGTGGCCGAGGTCGGGGGCTGTTCGGCAGACCTCATCACGATGCCGCCGCCGCGACCGACCGACTGGGACCGATTCCGATCGCGGGGTTCTTCGCACAAGGTGAGATCGGTCCTATTGGAAACCGCAACTTCTTGCATGGCTACACGGCCAGTCTGGCGCTCTTTGCCGAACGAGATTCGTAGCCAAACTCCAGTTGACCGAACAATCTCTCCCATGCCATACAGATAAGACGAAGGAGACGCGCTATGAAATTTCTATCAATCTCATCAATGGTCATGTTGTTAGTTCTGACATCGATATTAGGAGGAGAACGCATTATGGCAGCGAGCGAAAAGGGGTCAAACGCGCAGGACATTACGACATCGTCCGGGCTCAACTACGTGGATCAGGTGGTCGGATCCGGAGACGTGGCCGTGTCTGGCAAGACGGTGAGCGTCCACTATACGGGGTGGCTGGAAAACGGTAAGAAGTTCGATAGCTCCGTCGATCGTGGACAGCCATTTTCATTTCCTCTCGGCGCTGGGCGTGTCATTAAGGGCTGGGACGAAGGGGTGCAGGGGATGAAGGTGGGAGGCAAGCGCAAACTTACCATCCCATCCAATTTAGGCTATGGACCACAAGGTGCCGGTGGTGTCATCCCACCGAATGCCACGCTGATTTTCGACGTCGAATTGCTCGGGGTGCGATAGCCCGATCATGCAGCAGACACCGCTCATCGCACAACATCGCGCCGCCGGGGCCAAGCTGGTCGACTTTGCCGGCTGGGAAATGCCCATCCAGTACAGTGGCGTGTTGGATGAGTATCACACGGTTCGGAGCAAGGCCGGCCTCTTCGATGTCAGCCACATGGGACGCATTGTCGTCACCGGCTCCGGCGCGGAGTCGTTCATCCAGCGCATGACGACCAATGATCTCGCAGCGTTGCGGCCTATGCAGGCGCAGTACTCGATGGTCTGTAACGAGCAGGGCGGCATCAAGGACGATATCTTCGTCTATCGGTTAGCGAGGGCCGGGGAATTTCTGTTGTGTGTGAATGCGTCCAATCGAGAGAAGATTGTCTCGTGGCTGACGGAGCACAGCCGGGAGGATTCTGACTGTCAGGTCTCCGACCGTTCAGCGGAGATCGCGCAAATCGCCCTGCAGGGACAAGCGGCGCGAGCGATCGTCGCAGCGGTTGG from the Nitrospira sp. genome contains:
- a CDS encoding FKBP-type peptidyl-prolyl cis-trans isomerase, with product MAASEKGSNAQDITTSSGLNYVDQVVGSGDVAVSGKTVSVHYTGWLENGKKFDSSVDRGQPFSFPLGAGRVIKGWDEGVQGMKVGGKRKLTIPSNLGYGPQGAGGVIPPNATLIFDVELLGVR